The proteins below come from a single Corynebacterium glyciniphilum AJ 3170 genomic window:
- a CDS encoding SPFH domain-containing protein, with amino-acid sequence MLYDVPKPTEALLITGGMIARKPDNPYRVVIGGGAWSVPVLHRVQRFHIGANTVNIAVRAQSKQNVDVDVEASVVFSVTADKNSVVEAANRFLGVDTGQIVSTAQDIFSGETRAMIGQLTVEEMISDRTALASQVLSNAEPRMLRFGWQIDSFQINSISDPNGYIQALSAPELARVQRERAVAEAQRDAEIAEEQQKSERRKSDFQRETDTKVAENTKEIAAAKAEANAAGPRAEAEAQEQVIAAQAALARRRAETDREVAEEQARLAESQATLREQELVSEVIKPAEAEAERTRINAEAKAAALRTEAEAVASHNGVILDKQVVDQLPEIFSAMAEGLTGANLTMVGEGQDLTKLLGQFAAVIPNLRETAAGSRGGEVAATE; translated from the coding sequence ATGCTCTACGATGTCCCGAAGCCGACCGAAGCCCTCCTGATCACGGGTGGCATGATCGCGCGTAAACCCGACAACCCCTACCGTGTCGTCATCGGTGGCGGTGCCTGGTCCGTCCCGGTGCTGCACCGGGTACAGCGCTTCCATATCGGCGCGAATACCGTGAACATCGCGGTGCGTGCCCAGTCGAAGCAGAACGTGGACGTCGATGTCGAGGCCTCGGTGGTGTTCTCCGTGACCGCGGACAAGAACAGTGTGGTCGAGGCGGCGAACAGGTTCCTGGGCGTCGACACCGGCCAGATCGTATCCACCGCCCAGGACATCTTCTCCGGCGAGACCCGCGCGATGATCGGCCAGCTCACCGTCGAGGAGATGATCTCCGACCGCACGGCGCTGGCCAGCCAGGTGCTCTCCAACGCCGAGCCACGCATGCTGCGGTTCGGCTGGCAGATAGACAGCTTCCAGATCAACTCGATCAGCGACCCGAACGGCTACATCCAGGCGCTGTCCGCCCCGGAACTCGCCCGCGTCCAGCGTGAGCGTGCTGTCGCCGAGGCCCAGCGCGACGCCGAGATCGCTGAGGAGCAGCAGAAGTCCGAGCGTCGCAAGTCCGACTTCCAGCGGGAGACGGACACCAAGGTCGCGGAGAACACCAAGGAGATCGCCGCCGCCAAGGCCGAGGCCAATGCCGCGGGCCCACGTGCTGAGGCTGAGGCCCAGGAGCAGGTCATCGCTGCACAGGCCGCCCTGGCCCGTCGCCGTGCCGAGACCGACCGTGAGGTCGCCGAGGAGCAGGCCCGTCTGGCAGAGTCGCAGGCCACGCTGCGTGAACAGGAGCTGGTCTCTGAGGTCATCAAGCCCGCCGAGGCGGAGGCCGAGCGTACCCGGATCAACGCCGAGGCGAAGGCGGCGGCCCTGCGCACCGAGGCGGAGGCTGTCGCCTCCCACAACGGGGTGATCCTGGACAAGCAGGTTGTCGATCAGCTTCCGGAGATCTTCTCCGCCATGGCGGAGGGACTCACCGGAGCGAACCTCACCATGGTCGGCGAGGGCCAGGACCTGACCAAGCTGCTCGGCCAGTTCGCCGCGGTGATCCCGAACCTGCGCGAGACCGCCGCCGGGTCGCGGGGTGGCGAGGTCGCGGCCACCGAGTAG
- a CDS encoding metal-dependent transcriptional regulator, which yields MHVTDLPDRSQDYLKKIYDLQEWDRSGASLSVLADELGQRRSTASEAVKRLVAEGLVVHAPYGDITLSEDGRQLALQMVRRHRLIETYLLRELDYGVDEVHDEAEVLEHAVSDTFIARIDAAMGHPARDPHGDPIPDGEGKIAVPDTAPLSEASVGQRLLVDRISDRDGALLRYLQDNGIAPGAHLIVGERPYPDMAVLTVEGRDVQLSVASLSAILCLAEEQ from the coding sequence ATGCATGTCACCGATCTGCCGGACCGGTCGCAGGACTACCTCAAAAAGATCTATGATCTCCAGGAGTGGGACCGCAGCGGCGCGTCCCTCTCCGTCCTCGCCGATGAGTTGGGGCAACGCCGCTCCACCGCGTCGGAGGCGGTGAAAAGACTTGTGGCCGAGGGGCTCGTCGTCCACGCGCCCTACGGGGACATCACTCTCAGTGAGGACGGTCGACAGCTGGCGCTGCAGATGGTCCGTCGCCACCGACTTATCGAGACCTACCTGTTGCGCGAACTCGACTACGGTGTGGACGAGGTCCACGATGAAGCCGAAGTCCTCGAACACGCGGTGTCTGACACCTTCATCGCCCGCATTGACGCGGCGATGGGACACCCTGCCCGCGACCCTCACGGCGATCCGATTCCTGACGGAGAAGGAAAAATCGCCGTCCCGGACACCGCACCGCTCTCGGAGGCATCGGTGGGCCAGCGACTCCTCGTCGACCGGATCAGCGACCGTGACGGTGCGCTGCTGCGCTACCTGCAGGACAACGGCATCGCACCGGGAGCTCACCTCATCGTCGGGGAACGTCCCTATCCGGACATGGCGGTGCTCACGGTGGAGGGGCGCGACGTCCAGCTCTCGGTCGCCTCGTTGTCGGCCATCCTCTGCCTCGCGGAGGAGCAGTGA
- a CDS encoding metal ABC transporter ATP-binding protein: protein MGHAITLRDVSVSYGTVRALKDVSLELDAGAIHGLIGMNGSGKSTLFNTLTGGVRPDSGTVTVTGSTAYVPQSEKVDWTFPVSVRDVVMTGRYGHMGLLKRPRDTDRHAVDDALARTDLTTLADRQIGQLSGGQKKRTFVARGLAQDAGVVLLDEPFAGVDTVSQSTISDLLRAMADDGRCVLISTHDLGSVPELCDTVTMLQRTVVAHGSPADVLTTENLLSTFSTPEHTPGTEA, encoded by the coding sequence GTGGGACACGCCATCACCCTGCGGGACGTGTCGGTGAGCTACGGCACGGTCCGTGCCCTCAAGGACGTCTCCCTGGAACTGGACGCCGGAGCCATCCACGGACTGATCGGCATGAACGGGTCCGGCAAGTCCACCCTGTTCAACACCCTCACCGGTGGCGTCCGCCCCGACAGCGGGACGGTCACCGTCACCGGCAGCACCGCCTACGTCCCCCAGTCGGAGAAGGTCGACTGGACCTTCCCGGTCAGTGTGCGCGACGTGGTGATGACCGGCCGCTACGGGCACATGGGTCTGCTCAAACGTCCCCGTGACACCGACCGTCACGCGGTGGACGATGCCCTTGCCCGCACCGATCTGACCACCCTCGCCGACCGTCAGATCGGACAGCTCTCCGGTGGACAGAAGAAAAGGACCTTCGTCGCACGTGGGTTGGCGCAGGATGCCGGCGTCGTGCTGCTCGACGAGCCGTTCGCCGGGGTCGACACGGTCAGCCAGTCGACGATCAGCGACCTGCTGCGCGCCATGGCCGACGACGGACGCTGCGTCCTGATCTCCACCCATGACCTCGGCTCGGTCCCGGAGCTGTGCGACACCGTCACCATGCTGCAACGCACCGTCGTCGCCCACGGCTCCCCAGCGGACGTCCTCACCACCGAGAACCTCCTGTCGACCTTCAGCACTCCTGAACATACTCCAGGAACGGAGGCATAA
- a CDS encoding Ppx/GppA phosphatase family protein: MTGTYAAIDCGTNSIRLLISEVLDDGTLREINRDNIIVRLGQGVDATGRFADAALDRVDEALGIYADRMIMNGVTDVMMGATSATRDAENREDFFAITRRHLGRVAPGVQAEVVTGIREAQLSFAGAVADMESTDGHICVIDLGGGSTEFVVDAYGEGSGQAYSADMGCVRLTERYLHTVPPTDEEIAEARGYVDGLMATVEENVDLDSVTRVVGVAGTVTTVAAIQKGLTEYNPEKTHMSEIDLADFRSTARSLLGETVEQRREHPAMHPGRADVIGGGAIVIDAFASRFLDKGLTSITVSEKDILDGILAEVIERNS, encoded by the coding sequence GTGACCGGCACCTACGCCGCCATCGACTGCGGTACGAACTCCATCCGCCTGCTGATCAGCGAGGTCCTTGACGACGGGACGTTGCGGGAGATCAACCGCGACAACATCATCGTCCGTCTCGGCCAGGGCGTGGACGCCACCGGACGCTTCGCCGACGCTGCGCTCGACCGCGTCGACGAGGCGCTGGGCATCTACGCCGACCGCATGATCATGAACGGTGTCACCGACGTGATGATGGGGGCGACGTCCGCCACCCGCGACGCAGAGAACCGTGAGGACTTCTTCGCCATCACCCGACGCCATCTGGGCCGCGTGGCCCCGGGCGTGCAGGCCGAGGTCGTCACCGGTATCCGGGAGGCGCAGCTGTCCTTCGCCGGGGCGGTCGCCGACATGGAGTCGACCGACGGGCACATCTGCGTGATCGACCTGGGCGGAGGATCCACCGAGTTCGTTGTCGACGCCTACGGGGAGGGCAGTGGGCAGGCGTACTCAGCGGACATGGGCTGCGTGCGGCTCACCGAACGCTACCTGCACACCGTGCCGCCCACCGACGAGGAGATCGCCGAAGCCCGGGGTTACGTCGATGGTCTGATGGCCACCGTGGAGGAGAACGTGGACCTCGACAGTGTCACCCGCGTCGTGGGTGTCGCAGGCACCGTGACGACCGTGGCGGCAATCCAGAAGGGGCTCACCGAGTACAACCCGGAGAAGACCCACATGTCCGAGATCGACCTGGCGGACTTCCGGTCCACGGCCCGCTCTCTGCTGGGCGAGACGGTGGAGCAGCGCCGGGAGCACCCGGCGATGCACCCGGGGCGCGCCGACGTGATCGGTGGTGGTGCGATCGTGATCGACGCCTTCGCCTCCCGGTTCCTGGACAAGGGGCTGACGTCGATCACCGTCAGTGAGAAAGATATCCTGGACGGTATCCTGGCTGAGGTCATCGAGCGCAACAGCTAG
- a CDS encoding FtsB family cell division protein: protein MGTRDRRDREDMRPSDERDSARADGPGLPRPRSVEKRDRRQREVRQAPRKLARSFVELPKKMNPLVTVAVILVVAFVALSVATPLRNYFQQRAELAEVNATIERQLAERDDLNAELDRYNSEAYVREQARTRLGVVEPGESAFRLMDPRIDTSSPTDPGVEHDDSEPDPWYTQLWGSIATPGDEDGDTDGAGEPGQDGGRNGESGNLPIDPDQPEAPAQEGDPDLQRELQEQQQQQQQGAQ, encoded by the coding sequence ATGGGTACACGTGACCGGAGGGACCGGGAAGACATGAGGCCGTCGGACGAGCGCGACAGCGCCCGTGCCGACGGCCCCGGTCTGCCACGGCCACGGTCGGTGGAGAAACGGGACCGGCGCCAACGTGAGGTGCGTCAGGCGCCGCGCAAGTTGGCGCGCTCCTTCGTTGAACTTCCGAAGAAGATGAATCCACTGGTCACCGTCGCGGTGATCCTGGTGGTGGCCTTCGTCGCCCTGTCCGTGGCCACGCCGCTGCGCAATTACTTCCAGCAGCGCGCCGAACTCGCCGAGGTCAACGCCACCATTGAACGGCAGCTGGCGGAACGCGATGACCTCAACGCCGAACTCGACCGGTACAACAGTGAGGCCTATGTCCGGGAACAGGCCAGGACACGCCTCGGGGTCGTGGAGCCGGGCGAGTCCGCCTTCCGGCTGATGGACCCGCGCATCGACACCAGTTCGCCGACCGACCCCGGCGTGGAACACGATGATTCGGAACCCGATCCCTGGTACACCCAACTGTGGGGTTCCATCGCCACCCCCGGCGACGAAGACGGCGACACCGACGGGGCCGGTGAGCCGGGGCAGGACGGTGGCCGTAACGGGGAGTCCGGTAATCTCCCGATTGACCCGGACCAGCCGGAGGCACCTGCCCAGGAGGGTGACCCGGACCTGCAGCGCGAACTGCAGGAACAGCAGCAGCAACAACAGCAGGGAGCACAGTAG
- a CDS encoding metal ABC transporter permease has protein sequence MSDILWFLEPLDYGFIQRALVVATVTAVIAGLLSCWLVLIGWSLMGDAVSHAVLPGVVVSYILGWPFAIGALIAALLAVGMVGAVGQRTTLKGDTAIGVIFTALFALGLVLVSVTPAGTNLQEILFGNLLGISQESLVQVLVFGALALMIMLVMRRNITAWAFDPDHARIIGMHTGAIRWTVMVCLALVVVASMQAVGVILVVALLITPGATAYLLTRRISRMMLIAPAVAWCSSVAGIWLSFYEDISAGGAIVLVQAGIFLLVYLFAPREGLVTTAVLRRRRATSPSCRRILRSGAPAHGGTSPPQ, from the coding sequence ATGTCCGACATTCTGTGGTTCCTCGAACCCCTCGACTACGGGTTCATCCAACGTGCCCTGGTCGTGGCCACGGTCACGGCCGTGATCGCAGGCTTGCTGTCCTGCTGGCTCGTACTCATCGGCTGGTCGTTGATGGGTGACGCGGTCTCCCACGCCGTCCTGCCCGGCGTGGTGGTCTCCTATATCCTCGGCTGGCCGTTCGCGATCGGTGCCCTCATCGCCGCACTGCTCGCGGTCGGCATGGTCGGAGCGGTGGGCCAACGCACCACCTTGAAGGGCGACACCGCCATCGGCGTCATCTTCACGGCACTGTTCGCGCTCGGACTCGTCCTGGTCTCGGTCACCCCGGCGGGGACGAACCTGCAGGAGATCCTCTTCGGCAATCTGCTGGGCATCTCCCAGGAGTCGCTGGTCCAGGTGCTCGTCTTCGGCGCGCTTGCCCTGATGATCATGCTCGTCATGCGCCGCAACATCACCGCCTGGGCCTTCGATCCCGACCACGCCCGCATCATCGGGATGCACACCGGCGCGATCCGCTGGACGGTGATGGTCTGTCTCGCACTGGTTGTCGTGGCCTCGATGCAGGCCGTGGGCGTGATCCTCGTCGTCGCCCTGCTCATCACCCCGGGCGCGACGGCCTACCTGCTCACCCGACGGATCAGCCGGATGATGCTGATCGCACCAGCCGTGGCATGGTGCAGCTCAGTGGCCGGGATCTGGCTGAGTTTCTACGAGGATATCTCCGCCGGCGGCGCGATCGTGCTGGTACAGGCCGGAATCTTCCTGCTGGTCTATCTCTTCGCCCCCCGCGAAGGACTGGTGACCACGGCGGTGCTGCGACGCCGTCGTGCTACTTCCCCCAGCTGTCGGAGGATTCTCCGAAGCGGTGCTCCAGCTCACGGCGGAACGTCTCCACCGCAGTAA
- a CDS encoding metal ABC transporter substrate-binding protein, translating to MIRNIRRTTAATTSIFLAGGLVACSSDDARDDTPEVLATFTILADMAQEVAGDSLEVSSLTRPGAEIHGYDPTPGDIRTAAGAEVILSNGLGLENWVDKLTADSDATRVTVTEGIDPIPIEGTDEPNPHAWMSPTLAKIYVDNIVDALSEYSPDNADTFRDNAENYKSQLDDVQDDLTDGLSHLPENQRALQTCEGAFSYLTRDAGMAESYIWPVNSDAEITPDQIRTAASFVDDNDVPAVFCESTVDPGPKEQLIRDTGARDGGTLYVDSLTEDGGDAPTYLDLIRYDVDTIVEGMRGDS from the coding sequence GTGATCAGGAACATCCGCAGAACGACCGCAGCAACGACGTCGATCTTCCTTGCCGGCGGCCTCGTCGCCTGCTCGTCCGACGACGCGCGGGACGACACCCCCGAGGTCCTCGCCACCTTCACCATCCTCGCCGACATGGCGCAGGAGGTCGCCGGGGACAGCCTCGAGGTCTCCTCATTGACCCGGCCCGGCGCTGAGATCCACGGCTACGACCCCACCCCCGGGGACATCCGCACCGCCGCCGGCGCCGAGGTGATCCTGAGCAACGGCCTCGGCCTGGAGAACTGGGTAGACAAACTCACTGCAGACTCGGACGCCACCCGCGTCACCGTCACCGAGGGGATCGACCCCATCCCGATCGAAGGTACCGACGAACCCAACCCTCACGCCTGGATGAGCCCCACCCTGGCGAAGATCTACGTTGACAACATCGTCGACGCCCTCAGCGAATACAGCCCGGACAATGCCGACACCTTCCGGGACAACGCCGAAAACTACAAGAGCCAGCTCGACGACGTCCAGGACGACCTCACCGACGGACTGTCCCACCTGCCGGAGAACCAGCGCGCCCTGCAGACCTGCGAGGGTGCGTTCAGTTACCTCACCCGGGATGCCGGCATGGCCGAGAGCTACATCTGGCCGGTGAACTCCGACGCGGAGATCACCCCCGACCAGATCCGTACGGCGGCATCCTTCGTCGACGACAATGACGTCCCCGCGGTCTTCTGTGAATCCACCGTGGACCCGGGCCCCAAGGAGCAGCTCATCCGGGACACCGGTGCCCGCGACGGTGGCACGCTCTACGTCGACTCCCTCACCGAGGACGGCGGCGACGCCCCGACCTACCTGGACCTGATCCGCTACGATGTCGACACCATTGTCGAGGGCATGCGGGGCGACAGCTAG
- the eno gene encoding phosphopyruvate hydratase, producing the protein MAEIMQIIAREILDSRGNPTVEVEVGLDDGSVGRAAVPSGASTGVHEAHELRDGGDRYLGKGVLEAVSNVIGEIDEALAGIEADDQRLVDQAMIELDGTPNKSRLGANAILGVSMAVAKAAAESAGLQLFRYVGGPNGHVLPVPMMNILNGGAHADSGVDVQEFMIAPIGAETFSEALRIGAEVYHSLKKVLKDKGLSTGLGDEGGFAPSVDSTRAALDVIDEAISAAGYTLGTDVALALDVAASEFYEDGHYNFEGGKRTAEEMAKVYGELVEEYALVSIEDPLHEDDWEGWAKLTAEIGDKVQLVGDDLFVTNPERLRRGIDEDVANALLVKVNQIGTLTETFDAVALAHNSGYKSMMSHRSGETEDTTIADLAVALNCGQIKTGAPARSERVAKYNQLLRIESYLEGAAVYAGASAFPRFTAK; encoded by the coding sequence ATGGCCGAAATCATGCAGATCATCGCCCGCGAAATCCTGGACTCCCGTGGTAACCCGACAGTCGAGGTCGAGGTCGGTCTGGACGACGGCTCCGTCGGACGGGCCGCCGTGCCCTCCGGCGCCTCGACCGGTGTGCACGAGGCACACGAACTGCGTGACGGTGGCGACCGCTACCTCGGCAAAGGCGTGCTCGAGGCCGTCAGCAACGTCATCGGCGAGATTGACGAAGCCCTGGCAGGTATCGAAGCCGACGACCAGCGCCTGGTGGACCAGGCCATGATCGAGCTGGACGGCACGCCCAACAAGTCCCGCCTCGGTGCCAACGCCATTCTCGGTGTCTCCATGGCTGTGGCCAAGGCCGCCGCCGAGTCCGCCGGCCTGCAGCTCTTCCGTTACGTCGGCGGCCCCAACGGCCACGTCCTGCCGGTGCCGATGATGAACATCCTCAACGGCGGCGCCCACGCCGACTCCGGGGTGGATGTCCAGGAATTCATGATCGCCCCGATCGGCGCGGAGACCTTCAGCGAGGCCCTGCGCATCGGAGCGGAGGTCTACCACTCCCTGAAGAAGGTGCTGAAGGACAAGGGGCTGTCCACCGGGCTGGGTGACGAGGGCGGTTTCGCCCCCTCGGTCGACTCCACCCGTGCCGCACTGGACGTCATCGACGAGGCGATCTCCGCCGCCGGCTACACCCTCGGTACCGACGTGGCCCTGGCACTCGACGTCGCCGCCTCCGAGTTCTACGAGGACGGTCACTACAACTTCGAGGGTGGCAAGCGCACCGCCGAGGAGATGGCGAAGGTCTACGGCGAACTCGTTGAGGAGTACGCGCTGGTCTCCATCGAGGACCCGCTGCACGAGGACGACTGGGAGGGCTGGGCCAAGCTCACCGCCGAGATCGGCGACAAGGTCCAGCTCGTCGGCGACGATCTCTTCGTCACCAACCCGGAGCGCCTGCGCCGCGGTATCGACGAGGACGTCGCCAACGCCCTGTTGGTCAAGGTCAACCAGATCGGAACACTCACCGAGACCTTCGACGCCGTCGCCCTGGCACACAACAGCGGCTACAAGTCGATGATGTCCCACCGCTCCGGCGAGACTGAAGACACCACCATCGCCGACCTGGCTGTCGCCCTGAACTGCGGTCAGATCAAGACCGGTGCCCCGGCCCGTTCCGAGCGTGTGGCCAAGTACAACCAGCTGCTGCGCATCGAGAGCTACCTGGAAGGTGCCGCGGTCTACGCCGGTGCGTCCGCCTTCCCGCGGTTCACTGCGAAGTAG
- a CDS encoding DUF501 domain-containing protein, which produces MSRQLGRKIRGAIEVSYRTPDGAPAVVKTAPRLPDGTPFPTLYYLTDPRLTAEASRLEVAGVMRTMQARLREDADLAADYQAAHEHYLAERNAIESLGTDFSGGGMPDRVKCLHVLIAYALAEGPSRVRLGTEAVALAAAHTPKLSGTAIPADWPTPEDLGTSIEAAFDEHVDEMTYDRSDEEDQ; this is translated from the coding sequence ATGTCCCGCCAGCTCGGACGCAAAATCCGTGGTGCGATCGAGGTCTCCTACCGCACCCCGGACGGGGCGCCGGCCGTGGTCAAGACCGCCCCGCGCCTGCCGGACGGCACGCCGTTCCCCACGCTGTACTACCTCACCGATCCGCGGTTGACCGCGGAAGCGTCCCGCCTGGAGGTGGCCGGGGTGATGCGCACGATGCAGGCGCGCCTGAGGGAGGACGCCGACCTCGCCGCCGACTACCAGGCGGCGCACGAGCATTATCTCGCCGAGCGTAACGCCATCGAATCACTGGGAACGGACTTCTCCGGCGGCGGTATGCCCGACCGGGTGAAATGCCTGCACGTGCTGATCGCCTACGCGCTGGCCGAGGGGCCCTCGCGCGTCCGCCTGGGTACGGAGGCGGTGGCGCTGGCTGCAGCACACACCCCGAAGCTCTCCGGCACCGCCATCCCCGCCGATTGGCCCACTCCGGAAGATCTCGGTACATCCATCGAGGCTGCGTTCGACGAGCACGTCGACGAAATGACCTACGACCGTTCTGACGAGGAGGACCAGTGA
- a CDS encoding lysozyme family protein, which translates to MTVSPDEVDRRRPSGRAGCGGFVGLIATVLLVVIVVGVFLVDEQEPEAERVPVPEDVPPARASTVHDLAATAESLSMPENHLAGYISGAQTAASEFPSCNIAWNTLAGIGFIESHHGTYGAGEDGGRIIGPRLDGSGEFMEVPDTDNGELDGDPEYDRAVGPMQFLPESWGIYGAGGDPHDIGDAAAAAGRLLCGHDRDLDTADGWSRALFSYNRSEEYMISVRDAAANYALGQAA; encoded by the coding sequence GTGACGGTCAGTCCTGACGAGGTGGACCGGCGCCGCCCCAGCGGTCGTGCCGGGTGCGGCGGATTCGTGGGCCTGATCGCCACCGTCCTGCTGGTCGTCATTGTCGTCGGCGTGTTTCTCGTCGACGAGCAGGAACCGGAGGCGGAGCGCGTCCCGGTACCGGAGGACGTGCCACCGGCACGGGCCTCGACCGTGCACGATCTTGCCGCGACCGCCGAGTCACTCTCGATGCCGGAGAACCATCTCGCCGGCTATATCAGTGGTGCCCAGACGGCGGCGTCGGAGTTCCCGTCCTGCAATATCGCCTGGAACACCCTGGCCGGTATCGGCTTCATCGAGTCGCACCACGGCACCTACGGGGCAGGGGAGGACGGCGGCCGCATCATCGGTCCACGGTTGGACGGCTCGGGTGAGTTCATGGAAGTCCCGGACACCGACAACGGCGAACTCGACGGTGACCCGGAGTACGACCGCGCCGTCGGGCCGATGCAGTTTCTTCCCGAATCCTGGGGGATCTACGGAGCCGGGGGAGACCCGCACGACATCGGGGACGCCGCTGCCGCCGCCGGACGTCTCCTCTGCGGGCATGACCGGGACCTGGACACCGCCGACGGGTGGAGTCGGGCCCTGTTCAGCTATAACCGCTCCGAGGAATACATGATCTCGGTGCGGGACGCCGCCGCGAATTACGCGCTGGGACAGGCGGCCTGA